The region GAGAAAACGTATAATACCGGCAAAACGTTTATTTCTGTTTTCTGAGATATATACACCACAAAAAATACCAACGGGAATAGCAACTAATGAAGCCATAATTACGGTTAGAAACATACCAACTATTCCGTTAGCAATACCTCCCGGAACACGTTCTCCGATACTGTTCGCCATCATAGCCTCTAAGGTTGTGGGCGTGGTTTGAATGAAAAAATCGAGATTTATTTGTTTAATGCCTTTAATAAGTACTGTTCCGATGATAATAACCAACGGCAACGCAATTATGACTGAAAAAACTATAACAAACCATAAAAACAGTTTGTCTTTAATCAATCTCCTCTTATTAAAACTAACATCTAACTTCATACGCCCATAAATTTCGGATTTCGAAATCCTTTATCTTGGTTTCATATTTCTTATTAACATTCGTCCTATCGAGTTTGTAATCAGTGTGATAATAAAAAGCAAAAGTGCAATAGCAATCAGAACAGCAAGGCGATTATCTGAAGCTTCGCCAAACTGATTAGCAATGATACTTGCCATTGTGTTACCAGTATCTCCCAAACTGAGAGGAATAGTGTTTGTGTTACCAATAAGCATAGTAACAGCCATAGTTTCGCCTAAAGCACGCCCTAAAGCCAGAATAAAAGAGGAAATAACGCCCGGTAACACGGTAGGGAATACAATTTTGGTTACCATCTCTTTGCGAGTAGCACCAAGACTGTAAGCTCCCTCTTTTAAATCTACAGGGGTCATTTTAATAAACTGACTGCTTAACGAGGCTGCATAAGGGATAATCATTATTGCTAAAACAATAGATGCTGTTAGAACGCCAAAGCCCTGTTTTGATAATCCAAGATTCATAATCACAGGACGGAGCATATAGAATCCCCAAAGTCCATAAACAATTGACGGAATACCCGCCAAAAGATCAATCATTGTCTCTAAAACGGAAGCTACTTTTGTGCCCTTAAAGTATTCGCCTGTAAAAATTGATACGGGTATTGAAAAAACAATACAGATAGCAAGCGCAAGAAACGATGTTAGAAGCGTCCCGACAATAAATGCAAGTGCTCCGTAACGCTCCGAGCCGGCAGTATAGTTCCATTCGGATGAGAAAATAAAGCTGAAAAATCCGTACTCCTTAAAAGCTGGCATTGCTCCGGTAGTTAGGGAATATATCATTCCTCCTCCTATAATCAAAATAAGAAGTGCTGCTAAAAAAAGTGTTATTTTAAAGATTCTGTCCTTCATAAAATCAATTAACAATTAACAATGAGCAATTAATAATTGAGTTAAAAGTACTTTTCCCTTGCACCTTTTCTCTTTCTCCTCTACTGATTTAGTTGTTAAATGTTTAATATCGTAATAAAAACAAAGGGTGTTGCGAGCAGGAACCGTAATTCATACTATGCACACCCTTTGGTGAAAATATTGGTAAAGAAAATGAAAAAACGTGTTTTTTGTTCCCTTCGGCTCTATCCAACATTGGCTGTTTAACGAACAACTTGGTATTAGATTTAAGCCTAAGTATCTCATTCTTTATTATTTAAAAAAACTTCAATAGTGGTTTAGCTTTCTTTGTTGGTATATACCATTCTGTCAATATTTTTCAGGGCTTGCTCTTTAACCGAAGCAGGAATTGGTGCATAATGTACCTTTTCAGTGCTTGCCTGTACTTCATCAGAAAGCATGTAACGAAGTAGAGATTTAAGTGCTTCGGCGTCTGCCTCTGTGCGTTTACCGTTATTAAGCTCCTCATATACAATAATCCATGTGAACAGACTAATTGGATAAGCACCCGGCTCAGGCGAGTTGGTTATCATACAGCGTGAGTCTGCAGGAATATCGGTATCTGCAGCAATTGAAATTGAGCTTGACGATGGTGTAACAAACTCACCATTAGCATTTTGAATACTTGCAAAATTAAGCTGTTGAGCAAAAGCATACTCAGAACCTATATATCCGATACTTCCGTCAGTTTGGCTAAGTACGCCAGCAACACCGGGGTTGCCTTTAGCTGCAAATCCTGCAGGGAAAGAAACTGATTTGTCGCCTCCATATTTTTCTTTCCAATCGCTATTTACTTTGCTTAGATAATCGGTGAATACGAAAGTTGTACCACTACCGTCTGAACGATAAATAGGGGCAATCTCTTTGTGTGGAAGATTAACACCTTCGTTTACAGCCTTTAGCTGTTCATCGTCCCAATATTTTATCTGACCTGCATAAATTTTGGCAATCAAGTCACCGGTAAGTTTAAGATTTGTTACTCCCTCTATGTTATATGCTAATACTACTGCACCCATACATGTTGGGATATGAATTACCGAAGGCATATCTATCATCTCTTCATCTGTGAGGAAAGCGTCTGTTCCTGCAAAATCTACAATACTCTCTTTTAAACTTTTGATACCACCACCACTACCAATACCTCCATACGAAACAGTGTTGTTTGTAGCTTCAAAATAGGATTTAAATGTCATTAGGTAAAAGGGTTGCGGAAAAGTAGCTCCCGCTCCTGAAAGGGTTACAGTTCCCTTGTTTTGACAACTTACAGCAACAATGCCAAAGGCTGCCAGCATAATAAAAAATGTGTTTCTTAATTTCATTTTCTTTACTTTTATTTATTCATATTTTCTCAACACAAAGTAACCATGACTAAGTTTCATTCCTGTTACGAAATTGTTACGAAATTGTAACAACCGCTTAAACAATCTTACAGCTTGATTTCCAGGTTAATATATCCTGCAATTTTTGGTTCTGTGGGAGTTGCTTTTGGTATTGTAATCCAGATGTTTGGAGATATGCGAATATGCTTATTTGGAGAATACTGAAAACCCAAAATAGCCGCATTTTCTTCTCTATCGATATTCCATTCATTAGCCGAGGAGAGACAGTCCCAACGTGCAAATATTTCAGCCTTTGCAGTAAGGCAGGTATATATAAAGGCTGAGAATCCATCTTGATGTTTACCTTCGGAGTTGCTTGTATTCCAAATAGCGCTATACTCTACTCCTGCGCCGAATTTATTATTTTCGTAGCCTGCGAAGCATGAAAGATTTTCCTGTCCGGTTAAGAAATCGTACCCGTGATCATAATCTTTATATGTACCAGTTATGCGAAGTGTAAGACCTGAAAAGAGTTTGCATGTAAGACCCGCACCGTAAAGGAAATATGGATCAACACTAATCTTTTTAAACCCTTCGCCGTTTACAAACGTCACATCGGCTTCAAAAAGCGAACCGAATTGATACTCGGCTATCATACCCAAATCGGCGACGTGAGCAAATTTGTATTTGTCTTGAAATGTTCTCATAATATAGCGATGTCCCCATGCTTTTAGCTGAGTATCGTGCAATTTCATATCTAAAAGACCAACATTTAGCGTAAAGTTTGATTTTTTCCACTTAAGAAAGGCGTTTCTAAGAAAACCTATTCGCTGTAAATCGCCAACATCAGAAGATTCTCCCGCATCAAAGATGACTGTTGTAGAGAATGATTCTGAAATCATATATTGATAGCCAAGATAGGCTCGCTGAATCTCAAAACCTGTATTTTCAATATCTGTGAATTCCGAATGGAAATTCCCAAAAATCATAATAATAGGTTTCCCGTTTTGTTGTAGTGACACTTTTAGTGAGTCTATCTGAGCAGACGTACGTAGCGAAGCCAGCAATAGAACGAGGAGGAGTATTTTTAGTTTCATTTTGTATTACATTCTGTTTGTCCGTATTGTTTTTCGAGTGTATTATTATGTTTACTCACCATAGAAGTATTTAATCCACTCTTTATATGTGTCTTGCACCGAAAGGCAAGTGTCGAGCAGATATTCTCTTGCCGTGCCGAACTCTTTTAATCCCCGGTAGTAAAATTGTTTGTATTGTTCATCAATAATAAAAGGGATGATATTGTTCCGCAGGCATTCCCGAAACATAATCAAACGTCCGACCCTGCCATTACCGTCTTGAAAGGGGTGAATTTGCTCAAAGCAGTAATGGTATTCTATAACATTCTCAAACTCAATAGTGGGCAATTTGCTATACCAATCATTAAGCTTATTCATTTCAGAGTCAACATCTTGTGGCATAGTGGTTTTCATACCGCCCACCTCGTTGGCTAACTTTTTCCAATCACCTAAACGGAACCAGGGTTTGGCGGCATCGGAAGTACCCGATTTTAAAATTCGGTGAAACGTTTTGATTATTGCATTTGATAATGGCTCGTCTATGCTGTCTAACAAGAAGTCGAAGGCAACAAAGTGATTTGATGTTTCAATAATATCATCAACAGGCACTGCTTCCTCCTCCTTGAATCCTATGGTACGGGTTTCGAAAATATAGCGGGTCTGCTCCTCGGTAAGCCGACTTCCCTCAATGCGGTTAGAGTTGTAGGCAAGATTTATCTGTGTCTTATGGTATAAGCCCCCTTTGCGTTTCGCCTGTTTTTCTTCTATAAGTCGGTTTTTTAAGTTCATTGATGCAATAAAAAGTAGATTCAAATATCAAATGCAATTTTATTCGCAAATTTAAGAAAAATAGTCAGGTTTTAGATTTTTTCTATAACCATTATTTGCTTTTTTGCTGTTGTATAAAGAGTATTATCTTTGCCATTATTAATAAGCTTATACCAAAAAGCAATTGGGCATGAAAAAAGTAAAACTATTTTTATTGATATTCGGTATTAGCGCAATTTGTTTTGCTGAAACGCCAACAAAATTGCGAACAGGGCAAAACAAGTTTAACACCGTATTAAGTGATAATCATGGGGATTCAATTTCTCAGCAAAAAAACAGAACTCCGTTTGTTTTAAAGATATCCCCATTCCATATTATTCAAGGGGATTTTATTACAAAAAGTTTTTCGGCAGGCTTAAGTTTTGAAAAACCAATGAAAAACAGATATAGTTTGCATATTGGGGCTAGATATATTTTCACAGATAAAACAGATGATCTCTTTGACAAAAGATTTACAGTCATATTCGTTGAACGAGTTAACGGTTTTGCCTTAGATG is a window of Bacteroidales bacterium DNA encoding:
- the pstC gene encoding phosphate ABC transporter permease subunit PstC; this translates as MKDRIFKITLFLAALLILIIGGGMIYSLTTGAMPAFKEYGFFSFIFSSEWNYTAGSERYGALAFIVGTLLTSFLALAICIVFSIPVSIFTGEYFKGTKVASVLETMIDLLAGIPSIVYGLWGFYMLRPVIMNLGLSKQGFGVLTASIVLAIMIIPYAASLSSQFIKMTPVDLKEGAYSLGATRKEMVTKIVFPTVLPGVISSFILALGRALGETMAVTMLIGNTNTIPLSLGDTGNTMASIIANQFGEASDNRLAVLIAIALLLFIITLITNSIGRMLIRNMKPR
- the pstS gene encoding phosphate ABC transporter substrate-binding protein PstS encodes the protein MLAAFGIVAVSCQNKGTVTLSGAGATFPQPFYLMTFKSYFEATNNTVSYGGIGSGGGIKSLKESIVDFAGTDAFLTDEEMIDMPSVIHIPTCMGAVVLAYNIEGVTNLKLTGDLIAKIYAGQIKYWDDEQLKAVNEGVNLPHKEIAPIYRSDGSGTTFVFTDYLSKVNSDWKEKYGGDKSVSFPAGFAAKGNPGVAGVLSQTDGSIGYIGSEYAFAQQLNFASIQNANGEFVTPSSSSISIAADTDIPADSRCMITNSPEPGAYPISLFTWIIVYEELNNGKRTEADAEALKSLLRYMLSDEVQASTEKVHYAPIPASVKEQALKNIDRMVYTNKES
- a CDS encoding Fic family protein, whose protein sequence is MNLKNRLIEEKQAKRKGGLYHKTQINLAYNSNRIEGSRLTEEQTRYIFETRTIGFKEEEAVPVDDIIETSNHFVAFDFLLDSIDEPLSNAIIKTFHRILKSGTSDAAKPWFRLGDWKKLANEVGGMKTTMPQDVDSEMNKLNDWYSKLPTIEFENVIEYHYCFEQIHPFQDGNGRVGRLIMFRECLRNNIIPFIIDEQYKQFYYRGLKEFGTAREYLLDTCLSVQDTYKEWIKYFYGE